GTCTTCTACTCTCCTAGCGTACTGCGATGGATGCTCTACAAGAACATCAGCAAGCTCCAAAATATTCAACTGCAGTTCCCTGTTAAGAGACCTGACCTCTTTCTTGAAATCTAATTTTTAACAAAACAAACAAGGTTAAAAAATCTAAATTCTACAATCAGTATCATTTCGAGAGAACACCTAGATTGCATGTGATTTGAAAAACGTACTAAGTATTTACAATCAATCTTAATTTCCAGGATTTTCTTTTCTAAGAAGGTCCAAGGACAGCACAGCTTTCAGACACGGGCTTGGATTGGTAGATGCCATAGACTAAGGTTCTTTCGAATACTATATTCGATTATGTATGAAACTTCCACCTATTTAAAATGGACATTCAAATCTAGGTTACAGAAATACTGATAATTCAAATCTATTTGATAGTATCCATTATCCAAAATTTGAATCTTTTTGGAGCCTAAGTTCTCAAAGCTTATGGATCATCATCTCCTTGCTACATATCTATAACTCACTCACACCCAGACACATAGGATTCTGACCATTTTATACACATCCAGAGAGATGCAAAGCATTGAAACTACACTATCATTCATTCTCATAAGCAACCTAACAAAACAACAAAGTAATTAACAATTTAAGCTTACACATTCActcaattaaaatttgaaatcaaCTTTAGTGTTTTCTGTAGTGTGAAAAGTACAAATTGAAGGCACATACACATACCAATATCCCCTTTAGGGTACAATTGACGAACACCCTGTTCTTCTAGACCGGGAAGGACATCATCCGTCTACAGAATCGTTAAAAGACAAAGTTAGAGAAACATTGTATCAATGGTAATTCAACTAGATCTAGGAAGATAATTGTTGGAAATTGAGGGATACCGTGTAGCTGGCGCCGTAGAGGAAGTAAGGGCCTTGAATAGGAGGCTTCTGTGCGGGGCAGGAATCGGGGTCGTCGGAGTAGTTTTTGTAGAGCCTGTAAtacggcggcggcggtggataAGTCGCCGTCGCCATCGCCATCGATAAAACTGAGAGGTAAAGGTTTCTACAgaaataaagtgaaaaaaatagGTTACTACTAAAATAAACGTTGAGCGACGTCGTTTTGGAGCACAGTAGAAAATTTATACCCAAAAATGAATTGTGCCCTAATTCACTCAATTCTCCAATTGAGGGTCTGAGCATGCTGTAATGGGAAGCTTCAAACTCCAATTTTCTCAACTGGGACTTCAACAGAAGCCTCAGATTTCGACCTTTACTCTCACGCTGAGAATCAGATGCGGAGGTCTTAGAAATGGCCCCAGAAAGCCTATGTGGAGGACGCGAGTGCTCTCCTCTGAAGCCATTCAAGCAGTTCAATCTTTGAAATTGGCGCAAAAATCGCCTTCAAAATTGGAACAAGTCCTCACCACTAAGCTCGGGAGGCTTTTGAAGGCCGATTTAGAGGATGCATTGGCCGAGTTGCAGAGACAAAATGAATTGGATTTAGCCCTCAAGGTATGCTTAATCAGCTGGATTGGTTCActaatttaagtttaaattttgattaataaaTCATAGTTAGAGATTAGTAAATCTCAATTTGGGATTAGTGAACCCTAATTGGGGTGGATTCATATTGAGCTTCGTGGGATTGCTGACAGTTGCTTATGATGATGAGCTAGAATCTGAAGATTTGTAAATTTGTTTGTTTTCACATGCTCTCTTATGATTTGTGAAAAACATTAAGCATTGAATTGTCATATACTATGACATATGCCTTTCTCTTGCTTCTGTTTTCATCAGTTCTGTTATGTATATACTCTATTCGAATGAGCTTACTATGTAAAATCACTAGGATTCAGGTGTTTGATTTTGTGAGGAAAGAGACGTGGTACGTACCCAATCTATTTCTGTATAACGACATGATACG
This sequence is a window from Salvia splendens isolate huo1 chromosome 5, SspV2, whole genome shotgun sequence. Protein-coding genes within it:
- the LOC121803260 gene encoding mediator of RNA polymerase II transcription subunit 7a-like, producing MAMATATYPPPPPYYRLYKNYSDDPDSCPAQKPPIQGPYFLYGASYTTDDVLPGLEEQGVRQLYPKGDIDFKKEVRSLNRELQLNILELADVLVEHPSQYARRVEDISLIFKNLYHLLNSLRPHRARATLIHIMELQIQRHKQAVEDIKSDRRREEAQRLLTEALGTLDGQ
- the LOC121803259 gene encoding pentatricopeptide repeat-containing protein At1g62350-like, with the protein product MGSFKLQFSQLGLQQKPQISTFTLTLRIRCGGLRNGPRKPMWRTRVLSSEAIQAVQSLKLAQKSPSKLEQVLTTKLGRLLKADLEDALAELQRQNELDLALKVFDFVRKETWYVPNLFLYNDMIRMVGKRRMIEMVEQFVVELQNEGLQPDARTYTELIGAYFKVEMVLKAMETYDQMKDSGYVPDKLTLTILIRNLEKAGEDALSEAIKKECAEYFDYPNKFLEEVERKHPKRKKLVII